In a single window of the Planctomycetota bacterium genome:
- a CDS encoding sugar phosphate isomerase/epimerase, with protein MPRPVTLFTGQWADLPLEDLARKARSFGFDGLELACWGDHFDVRRAVAETGYCAAIRDTLERHELCVHAISSHLVGQAVCDRIDDRHRAILPPHVWGDGDPVGVNRRAAAEMMETARAARRLGVAVVCGFTGSSIWPLLYSFPPVPPEWIEEGFRAFAERWNPILDVFAECGVRFALEVHPGEIAYDTVTAARALDAIGRRDEFGFNFDPSHLHWQGVDPVAFIGAFPDRIHHVHVKDAATTLDGSSGILGSHLPFGDPRRGWDFRSPGRGAIDFEAVIRALNRIGYGGPLSVEWEDSGMDREHGAAEAAGFVRTLDFPTARRAFDAAFSREA; from the coding sequence ATGCCCCGCCCCGTCACCCTGTTCACCGGCCAGTGGGCCGACCTGCCGCTGGAAGATCTCGCCCGCAAGGCGCGGTCGTTCGGCTTCGACGGCCTCGAGCTGGCCTGCTGGGGCGACCACTTCGACGTCCGCCGTGCCGTCGCCGAGACCGGCTACTGCGCGGCGATCCGCGACACGCTCGAGCGCCACGAGCTGTGCGTGCACGCGATCTCCTCCCACCTCGTCGGCCAGGCCGTCTGCGACCGGATCGACGACCGCCACCGGGCGATCCTCCCGCCCCATGTCTGGGGCGACGGCGACCCGGTGGGGGTCAACCGCCGCGCCGCCGCCGAGATGATGGAGACGGCCCGGGCCGCGCGCCGGCTCGGCGTCGCGGTCGTCTGCGGCTTCACCGGCTCGTCGATCTGGCCGCTGCTGTACTCGTTTCCCCCGGTGCCCCCGGAGTGGATCGAGGAGGGATTCCGCGCGTTCGCCGAACGCTGGAATCCGATCCTCGACGTGTTCGCCGAGTGCGGCGTGCGCTTCGCACTGGAGGTCCATCCCGGCGAGATCGCCTACGACACCGTGACCGCGGCCCGGGCGCTCGACGCGATCGGGCGCCGCGACGAATTCGGATTCAACTTCGACCCCAGCCACCTCCACTGGCAGGGAGTCGATCCCGTGGCGTTCATCGGCGCCTTCCCCGACCGGATCCACCACGTCCACGTCAAAGACGCCGCCACCACGCTCGACGGCAGCAGCGGGATCCTCGGCAGCCATCTTCCCTTCGGCGATCCACGCCGGGGCTGGGACTTCCGCTCGCCGGGGAGGGGTGCGATCGACTTCGAGGCGGTCATCCGCGCGCTCAATCGGATCGGCTACGGCGGTCCGCTGTCGGTCGAGTGGGAGGACAGCGGCATGGACCGCGAGCATGGCGCCGCCGAGGCGGCCGGTTTCGTCCGTACGCTCGACTTCCCGACCGCCCGTCGTGCCTTCGACGCCGCTTTCAGCCGGGAGGCGTGA